The nucleotide sequence ataaatattaaaatttgtaagTTAATCGAATGAGTagtagtaaaatttaaaatcctcATAGGTAACAAGATTtgacagtaaatattttgtttataaaatggtaaaataCTTTGTCATACATGTTTTACTGTAGCTCTCTGCTTTTGATATTTTACTAACCCTCAGAATAACCTTTTGTATCATaaatttcaacaaatgtttattgttttcagGGTGAATAGGACCCTTTGCCAGGCTTTGGAATCTAAGAATAATTAGATCTGTATTTTggaatcttttaaattattaattctgatggtgaaaaaaaattacctggaattttacatttgtatttagatctttgggatttgatttagatttaAAGAAAAGCATTGAACTTGTTATGTtggaatatatttaagaaaaagaggTGAAACTCCTTAGAAATAGTTCAGGTAGTAATTTGTTAAAGAAtgagcatgtttttttttaaactagggaAAGAACATTAAAGAGTTTTTATCACTAATGTTTAATTTAAAGGTAATTTAGAGGTTAATGTTTAATTTGGAGGTTGATGTATAAAggataaaataatgcattttttatttctgattttaactattttatttcatatttcagttTCCCTCCCTAAAGTACATCCACGTTATGATTTAGATGGGGATGCCAGCATGGCTAAGGTTAGTATTTAATTAAATTACTATCTAAACATCTGAATTAAAATTATCAATAATGGAAGCAATAAAAAGTGTATCTTTATATACACCTGTATAGCTTAGGAAATTATTCATTTAGATTGTTATCCATTACAAATTGTCTCATGTTCTCTCTTCTGTATATCTTTTCTTGAACACATAAGAAAATGTTCTTCATTGAGACAATGCATGTTTACCATTATTATATTAAGGATGAAATGTTTATTGCAGTTATATCTGTCCTTAGCTTTTAGGAACTAGTAGCTTTATCctgtttttaatgataaaaataggaACGTTTGAAAAATTTTATGTGAAAGTTTTTCTTACCCTATACCACAATTTAGCACCAAATATTGAcactttgtatttcttaattAGGCAATGACAGGAGTTGTGTGTTACGCCTGTAGAATTGCCAGTACCTTGCTGCTTTATCAGGAATTAATGCGAAAGGGGATACGATGGTTGATGTAAGTAATGGATTGAAATTTGAAAATTGATCTTCACATAGGCCTCACTAAATAACTGATCATCTCTTCATGGGTACTTTACCTCTTCAGACTAGGTAGGGTCGCATGCATAATTTTTACTATAGTACATTTGTTTCACATTtagtttacaaaatatttagcagcttttttttcccttaattttattCCTACAAAATATAAGACAGGACAAATagtatctgaattttaaaattttttaaatttaaattttaaattttaaaacaaatcagcagaaaatgggacttccccagtggtcccgTAGTTAGGactcatgctttcactgccatggtcccATGACCCTAAGAAATGTTTTGTGGATGAGTATATATGTCCTCACAGAAGTGGAGAACGAATGGTCTCTTTTAAAAACCATGCCTCTAGTTCTGTACAACGTCATTTGAAGCTTTTGGATTTTATAGACACATAATGATGGACTCATGTGCTCCTGGGCTTTAATGCTTGTGACAGTTTATGTATACCCACCTCACACCCGTCCTTCCCTTCTCACAAAAACATACATGAAGCGTTTCATCATTCTTGTTCTGCTGTTTTTTCTAAGAATAAAAAAGTataagcctcttttttttttctgtcacctTTATGTTAAACCTGTCGTTtatgcttcaaatattttttatgtgttcTCATACCCAACTTGTAAACCTatgcttttctctttccattaaGAAGCCTGTTTATTTTCACTAAATGGTTTCTGGGAAAATCTAAATGTTGACTTCATTCAGTATCATAGCATTGTTACTAACAGCTCttgttttctcttgctcttttctgTCCAAGTCACAGCTCTAtgaaccttttatttctttacttattaGTTTTTAGTTCAATAAGTCAtaagaaaatagtttttcatGCAGACCACTGTTggcatattttttcaaatagtaaatattttagacttcatGGGCCacaagttttctttgttttcattttgtttttacaaactttaaaaatagaggTACTCTTTTTAGCAAAAACAGGCATCAGGCCTTAGTTTGCTGACTTGATATAGATCAGAAGCTCTTCAGTTATATACTACCTCATTATGTGTTTCCTTAGAGAGCATATTAATTGATTTAAAGTATAAATCAGACAGTAGTCTACTATGAACAGTAAAAATTAATTCTGGTGGTATAAAATATAATGCTGTTCAGCTTATTTGTGTGGTTGAAGGTTAATTTTTATTCCTTAATGTAATTTGAATGCCTTAGATTTCCAAATTATTGACCTGGTAATGGTTTGTGCCCTGGATGAGTGTTACAGAGGTgctttcagtaataaaaaggtaATTGGCTTTCATAATATATCAAGACTATTAAGAAGTTTGTGTGAACAGAAGGCAGTACATCAGTGTAATTAGTGAAAGACAACAGCAAATAAATAATTCCTTAGATAAACTaataagaatattattattttttagagaatTAGTTAAAGATGACTATAATGAAACTGTTCACAAAAAGACAGAAGTTGTGATCACATTGGATTTCTGCATCAGAAACATTGAAAAAACTGTGAAAGTGTGAGTAGATTGCCGTCTTACTGATAATAgttaaaatgttaactattattccATTTCTGTTTAATTTGCTTAGTTATTGTTAACATGATATAGCATGCCATGCAAGTCTTTCTGTTAAGGGACAACCTTAGATTAAGTCACTTCCTCACAAGGGCAGAAATATCCAGTTGTCTCAGTAAGAAATGAATACCGTCTCTTTGGTAgcattttctccttccctttgaaaaggaaaaggaatctgaattagaaacatttcaattttttaccTGCTAAACATACAACTCTGCATAGGAAATATAAAACCTGTAATCAAAGTAGGAAGTTATTCTAAAACTGTATTTTGAAAGTAGTTTTAGAATTTTGAGATTATTCTTCAGTTTATTCTTcacttcagtagctcagtcaaccctttgcaaccccatagactgcagcatgccaggcctccttgtccatcaccaactcccagaacttgttcagactcacgtccatcgaggcggtgatgccatccatccgtctcatcctcttgtccccttcttctcctgccttcagtttttcccattatcagggtctttaccaatgagtcagttctttgcatcaggtggccaaagtattggagcttcagcttcagcatcagtccctccaatgaatattcaggactgatttcctttagaattgatcggtttgatccccttgcagtccaagggactctcaagagtcttctccaacaccacagttcaaaagcatattcTTCAGCGCTATATTAATAAGTTTATTCTTACTTATATTAGTATTTAATTGACTACTTATTATTCTTTAGTTTACTCTTACTTACTGTTACTTAGTTTACTCTTACTTACTATTGTTTAGTTTACTCTTACTTATTCCTGAGAATGCCTTTTGAAACACAGTGATATTTTAAACTGCCCTGTTCCTAGACTATACTACTTGTACTGCgtagaagaaataataattgaACCTGTATATACTGCTGACCTCCATTAAATCAGAAATCTAGTATTTTGACTATCCTGGCATAAGACTGAAGTAAAGTTGTCTTTTACAGTTTATCTCTTAGTCTGaacatttataaatacaaatatataaaatttcatttttatagagaCATCACGTTTTCTTGGAATTGTTGATTGTAGGCTTTGCATTCAATATTCTATTCTTAAATCGTTATGATAATAGATCAAATATAATTTatgaaacatcttttaaaatctatgctcatttaatttttctgtactTGTTTTTGTACAGATATGAAAAGTTGATGAAGATCAACCTAGAAGCAGCAGAGTTAGGTGAAATTTCAGACATACACACCAAGCTGTTGAGAGTAAGTATTTACAAAGTTATGACAATTGTAGGTTCATAGTCTATTCCTTTGGTGACAAGATTAAAAATGAACTTTCCTAGAGAGATGATGTACCTAAAGATCTCAGGAGAAATAGTAGCCTTTTCCTACCGTAAAAaactatttataattatttaaatacacTTTACTGCCGTGAAGTTCTTCATGACATTTCCAAATGCCTTCTTTGCTTTAAGccgatttctctctctctctcttctcttctctccctttctgtctTTAGAATTCACAGTGCTCTTGTGTTGCTTTTGTGGAAATTAAAGCAAGTTCATAAATGTAATTTGACATGCAGAATGTATAAACTTGTTTAGAAATAGATGCAAGTTAGGAAAATACCcaatcttttctaaaataaaaagtaaggaaagaaagattTGAGTTTCTCAAGGCAGTAATTTGTTtctataactgaaaaagaaattaggACAAAATCTCTGCTGAAAAATGCAGTAGCATTTCAAGTAGTCTCTGGATCTCTTATTAAAATGTGTGGTAGAAGAGCATGAAattatgtattgtgaaatgactCCTAATCCCAGATATGTCCCTGTTTACCCAACGATTCCTACCTGACTACTTAATTAAGCAAGGCCTTCAATTCTTTGCattcttgcttttttcttctttaaaatgggtAGTTTCTTACTCGGCCTACCTTACAGGTTATTGTaccaattaaatgagataaataaaaatgctatatATACTCCTGCCAGCTTTTAGTATTTTAAGTATTCTGTCATGAAATGGATGTTAGAAGTTTTAGAACTTGCTGTTatactccttttctctttccaagCTTAGGCCgatttttagttatttcttttcCTCAGTTTTAGATCTGAAATAGTGGTTTTCAAAATATGAGCCATGAACAATTAGTAGTTGTAAAGTTTAATGGCGTTGCAACcagcaatgttttaaaaatgaaatagaatagaaaatgtcAGAATGCATCACATATAAGGATATTACTAGTCCATGAAACTTTCTGTTCAGTTTTACTGTATGCTTTAATGATACTGGGTTAAAACAAAGTGAATTTCTTTCTATAGGTCATGATcaaaaaagtttggaaaatgtTTCTATAGAATAGAcatgaaaagtcagagaaacgGGAAATAGTTTTCCCCAGTATCTGTCCATATTAAAATATAGGCAGTCATATTGTTGTAAatgttttctgttactttttctgcttttgttttggagCTTGACTTACCAGCTCATAGACCTCACGGCACTTTCAAGTGCCGCTGTCATTTCAGCACTTTGAATTGAAATTGTATGTTTTCTTTCGTGGAGTCCaaaatgtttctcatttttatgacatttttgTGAGGATTTAGATCTCGTAGGAGAATCAAAGCATGGATGGTTAAAATATTCATGGAGTCTTACAAAGTCAGGGCTTTAACTTCAGGCCATTTATTTTTCACTAGATTTCAGTGTTTTTCCTCATACATGTTGAGTTGTTGTGGCTCCTTCCCTAATGGAGACCTCAAAATTTTTTCCCACCATAAAAGTAAGATATATAAGTTAGAAAaggttatgtatatacataccaatcaaaaatgattattaaaagtTCTGTTCAGTGTCCTGCAGCAGTGATTCTCAGAGTAATTCTTGAAATAGCAGCCTCACCTCACatgagaacttgttagaaatgcacattttgGGGCCCCACCTGTTGAATCAGAAACTGATGGTAGGGCCCAGCAATCAGTGTTGCAAGCTCTCCAAATGATTCCAATGCTGCTAAAATTTTGTCAATCACTGTTTGGttgtctttttatatatattattaaatgatttttttccctatgtatatacagttgtttttttttattttttgtatgacATTATAGTAAAggcattttccagttttttttgttgttggtaatagtactttttattgtttttgactatacttcagcatgtgggatcttagttccccaaccagggatcagacccacacaaactgcattggaagcgcaaagtcttaactgctggacggCCTGGAAGTCCCACTactttttaaatagacatttaataATATTACAGCCAATTGatttattattagttttatttattactCCCCTAATGTTGGTCCTTCAGGTTGCTTGCTATTTCACACACTTTtgtgctgtaaaaaaaaaactttgtccataacctattttccatattttagaaCTATAAGGTAACACATTCTTAACATTAGTGTTAAGAAAGATATAAAGCATGAAAAGCAAGATATGAGTTTGGctatttaagaatttaaaatcttttttttttttcctttggtctgctccacttggcttgtgggatcttggttccctgaccagggattgaaccccggccactggcagtgaaagcatggagtcctaattaCTGCACTGCCATGGAGTTCCCAAGATCCctatatgttaaatgaaaaaaaaaatgttaaaaaacaaatagattgagaaaatgagataaagaggtttttttctgttttttttttttgtttgttttgttttttaataaacacAGCTCATAGAAATGCATAAAGTGaagttagtcatgtctgactctttgtgaacctgtggactatagcctagcaggttcctccatccatgggattttccaggcaagaatactggagtgggttgccatttccttctccaggggatattcccgacccagggattgaacctgggtctcccacattgcaggcagactctttaccgactgagccaccagggaattttttCCCTAACAAACGCATAAGGAAAACATTAAATCTGCAGTAAATAGACATAGAACatttataaatgatttaaaaatgagtagATCTAAGTGAAACTCTTGGGGTAAAAAGTTCAACCCTGATAGTAATAGAAAATTGCCTATTAGGATAACAATAAGATACCATTTTGTCTTTCAAATTAACAAGGCTTTAAAAATTATCCCTTCTCTCCGACCTtacctcagtcttttccagtctcttttcactctgtgttcatttatttctctgcCCATTTAAacaaatgagcacacacataaCTCTGGGCCAGGCCTGTTCCAGGCAGCAGAATAGCCACGATGACTAAAATCCCTGCACTCCTCGAGTTATGGGTGTTTGCGAAATACTCAGTTCTAACTCCCTGTCCTGAACTGGTTTAAGGCTTTATCTCCTTTTCCTTGCTGTGAGTGATGTTATGGGCTGGATTGTGCCCTCTAAAATGATACactgggaattctctggcagttcagtggttaggactccatgctttcactgccgagagttacgggttcaatccctggtgcagtaactaagatcccataaagCATACAGCACAGTAAGCaagcaggcaaataaataaaactgtataaTGCCAGTGCTAACAGTAGAGTGAAAAGGGCACGTTTGTTTGTTGCTAGTAGCTGCCTAAACCATCacttaaaactttgaaaaacaatAATATGTATCaggacatttaaaatattcaaatatatttatccTTTAAGTCTAACCATCTTTTCTTTGTAAGTTATACAGATACTCAGATCTTTGGTAGATAAGTGATAAATTTATTAAGCTTAAAATGAACAGGGTCTTAGATGaggtttctttgcattttttgtttttatgaggacttctttttttaatctctaaacaATTTTGCATACCTACATTTATACTTGGGGTTATGCTAATAGTTCTCCTGTTTGATTTTCATGAGATAGAGTACTAACCATACTTTGTAACTAAAGAAACAGAAGCTTAATTGAATGATTAcaagtattttgtgtgtgtttttaaaaaagaatatttgatgtAAGCAGtgtttataaaatgtattcataCTCATGTTTTATTACATATTGTCATATGATAATTATCATTATCATACCGAATACAACCTAAGAAACTGTCCTTGCatttaaaggtaaaaataattattctgaCTTTGAAGTAATCTACAAAAGAAATACTATTCAGACATTCAGCTCATTGGCATTGTGATTTTCATATCTGATTTTTGGTAATCTGGATCTAAACACTTTGGTTTTATTTAGCTTTCCAGTTCTCAGGGAACAATAGAAACCAGTCTCCAGGATATTGAAAGCAAATTGTCTCCAGGTGGATTACTTGCCGATACATGGACCCATCAAGAAGGCACTCATCCCAAAGATAGACAGTAGGTTATAAGTGCATTGGTAGTTTCTGCTCTTATTATTAAATGTCCTTTTTCACATCgactcaatttatttattttatttaattaatttatttggatttttcttcCTAAAACAGTGTAGAAAAGCTACAAGTCCTGTTAAATTGCATCACAGAGATTTACTATCAGTTCAAAAAAGACAAAGCAGAACGTAGTAAGTAAAATTTCCCATTTGTTAATCTAATGAGTCAGTCCTACTGGTTGTAATTCAGTTGAATTATTTGCTATATTTAATAAAGATGTCTACATAAGTGATTTATTTCAGAGACTTGATTTCTGTAAGGCAAGAGGTTGAATGTATTAAAAATTCAACCTTTTGAGTATTTCAAATCAGGGATCATGGTCTCTAAAACCTCTAGTGGCCATGCATGTAAAAGAAAGGAATGAGATTTGCCAATAGAGACTGAGGGGAAGTAGAGAGGAgcccctccccaaccctgccTCCATCAGAAGGGGAGAGCCAGTACTCAGATTCACCTAATTGTTTTTCCAGTCTTCCTAGATCTCAAGAGAAGCTAGAAATAGACTTTACTAGAAatatcctgatttttaaatgttgacaattaatttttttttaatgttagcaaTATATAGACCAAGTAAAAAAATTTGTGGGTTATATCTACCCATGGGTCACAAATTTGTAACATCTGCTTTAAACTCTTAGGCTTTTTGAAGTAATAACCTCAGAAGACAATTGTATATGATTTTATGATTCTACATTTATagaagtaatatatatttttatttttaggactAGCTTATAATGAAGAACAAATCCACAAATTTGATAAGTAAGTGTCCAGATTAtggttttttaattatatttatttgttttaattgatgattgctttacaatattggtttgatttctgccatacatcagcatgaattagccataggtgtacatatgtctcctccctcttaaacctccctcccacctcccatctcccaccttttcccacccctctaggttgtggCAGcctcagtttgagttccctgaatcatagcaaatttccattggctatctgttttatgtgttagttgatatgcttccatgctactctctccattcatctcaccctctccttcctctcagattatgtttaataattatttttggttATATTGTTAATGAGATTCTTCTTAAAGTTGTGATTaatcacaataaaaaatacatcttGATATTGGCTTTATATAGAACTGTTACTGAATGTGCACATATTGAGGCCTGCTCACCTGGCTCCCTGGTTCAGAGGTTACAGAGATAGGAGAATAAGGGGGACAGTCGTCTTCCGCCTCCTGTGCTCTGATTACAGAAGGACAGATAATAGAGAACATAGGTGAGGGCACACCTAACCACCTCTAACTTTAACCTCATTCAGTAAATAGATTTTGACCGTTCTCCACTATgaaccttctttttcttctcttgctgcTATGTCTGTCTGTCTTAGAAACCTTAGGCGCTTTCTACTATAAATATCCTAAACCCACAACAGTCGTTACAggaaataaatttcatatattttaagacTCTTTAATATTGGAAATAGAGACAGTGACATTGCTTTAAGCCTCTGATCATTTCTAAATTACAGGCAAAAACTGTATTATCATGcaacaaaagctatgacccactTTACGGATGAATGTGTTAAAAAGTATGAAGGTTTCTTGGATAAGTCAGAAGAATGGATGAGGTAAGTAAACTTTTTGGGGGGCGATTAGTGGTTGGCTGCACAATATACAATCTAATCTATATTACACATTTGAAGTAAGGGTAATATTTCCTTAGACTGCTTATTAATCGATTCTTTTTGGTTTTCAGAAAGATGCTTCACCTTAGGAAACAGTTATTATCCCTAACTAATCAGTGTTTTGATATTGAAGAAGAAGTATCAAAGTATCAAGAATATACTAATGAGGTATAGCTTCAAAATTATCTAGAAAAAAAGCCTTTTTCCTATTagggaaaattaaaattcttCTCAGTTTAAATCTGATAATGattgaaaagagagaaataggaTATAATATGCCTTTATTCAGCTCCACTTGCTCATTTGTGATacgtatttttttaatgtacgtAGTGTAACATTTaccatttaaatcatttttaaagatatttatttatttatttagtcttccctggtggctcagacagtaaagaatctgcttgcaacgcaggagacccgggttctgtcCCTCAGTCAGgaggctcccctggagaagggcatgggcaacccgctccagtattcttgcctggagactcccatggacagaggagcccggcagtacagtccatgggtggcagagaggtggacacgactgagcagctggcGCGCCTGTTTGTGTGCCTGTGTCTCGTCTCAATCGTCTCAGGGGCTCTTCCGTTGTGGTGAACACACTCTCTAGTTCTGGCACTCgggctctccagttgtggtgcagaCTCTAGAGtgagtgggctcagtagctgtggttgcTCCCCAGCAGGTGGGattattagttccccaaccagaaatcagacccatgtcccctgcaccgCACAATGGATtgttaaccagtggaccaccaggggtcCATGTGAGACATATTTGGAGCCAAGTTTCAAGAACTTagatgtttttaattataaaacatcTAATCATTTTTTATCatctaaaaagtttttttaaaaagagttttagtTTAAGTATTATTGATAGTTTTGAAATTACAGCATAAAGTTATAACGGGCTTATTAAAACCTGTAATATTTGTTCCAAGATCTGTAGTAAGTATTCTGTTCTGTGATTgatgtggtttttttgtttttgatgttttaGTTACAAGAAACTTTGCCACAGAAAATGTTCACAGCCTCCAGTGGAATCAAACATACCATGACCCCAATTTATCCATGTTCTAACACATTAGTAGAAATGACTCTTGGGTAAGAAATTTATTATTTGGTAACTGTaatgtttctctttgtttttattttgttttacttgctcttttattttgaaatgttttatatttgttagGAATATATTTGCTAATGTTATTTAATGGCTTAGATCAATCTAGAGAACTAAACGTACTGTATATATAATCGTAGAACATTTGCTTACTTTTTTTAAGCAGAaatacttttatctttattttgaatatagtatgaagaaattaaaggaagaaatggaagggGTAGTTAAAGAACTTGctgaaaataatcatattttagaAAGGTGAgtaatt is from Bubalus bubalis isolate 160015118507 breed Murrah chromosome 4, NDDB_SH_1, whole genome shotgun sequence and encodes:
- the TBK1 gene encoding serine/threonine-protein kinase TBK1 isoform X2 produces the protein MNHLRENGIVHRDIKPGNIMRVIGEDGQSVYKLTDFGAARELEDDEQFVSLYGTEEYLHPDMYERAVLRKDHQKKYGATVDLWSIGVTFYHAATGSLPFRPFEGPRRNKEVMYKIITGKPSGAISGVQKAENGPIDWSGDMPVSCSLSRGLQVLLTPVLANILEADQEKCWGFDQFFAETSDILHRMIVHVFSLQQMTAHKVYIHGYNTATVFHELVYKQTKIISSNQELIYEGRRLVLEPGRLAQHFPKTSEENPIFVVSREPLSTIGLIYEKISLPKVHPRYDLDGDASMAKAMTGVVCYACRIASTLLLYQELMRKGIRWLIELVKDDYNETVHKKTEVVITLDFCIRNIEKTVKVYEKLMKINLEAAELGEISDIHTKLLRLSSSQGTIETSLQDIESKLSPGGLLADTWTHQEGTHPKDRHVEKLQVLLNCITEIYYQFKKDKAERRLAYNEEQIHKFDKQKLYYHATKAMTHFTDECVKKYEGFLDKSEEWMRKMLHLRKQLLSLTNQCFDIEEEVSKYQEYTNELQETLPQKMFTASSGIKHTMTPIYPCSNTLVEMTLGMKKLKEEMEGVVKELAENNHILERFGSLTMDGGLRNVDCL